A portion of the Salminus brasiliensis chromosome 11, fSalBra1.hap2, whole genome shotgun sequence genome contains these proteins:
- the rflnb gene encoding refilin-B: protein MVGRLNLHNVSDDDLLDMSFKADRALDSPDSGLPPSPSPSPWLLTAGSERSSGGSEDEGRVPPRQVKGLHPFSYGEGIELDPLPPKEIRYTSSVRYDSDRHFIQDVSLQPKGLGLALCSQTVLALSQSTWRRYKTQLELQPRQRVQRYQSTTIVYPKHARTLYTTHLSYDGRKLSKRFLSSVELEASDCRASQY, encoded by the exons ATggtgggaagactgaatctgcacaATGTGTCTGACGACGATCTTCTGGATATGAGTTTTAAAGCTGATCGTGCTCTGGACAGCCCGGACTCTGGACTGCCGCCTAGTCCCAGCCCCAGCCCCTGGCTACTGACGGCGGGCAGCGAGAGGAGCAGCGGGGGTTCAGAGGACGAAGGCAGA GTTCCACCTAGGCAGGTTAAGGGTCTTCACCCATTCTCTTACGGGGAGGGAATTGAACTTGACCCTCTACCCCCGAAAGAAATAAG ATACACCTCATCTGTGCGCTATGACTCGGATCGGCACTTCATCCAGGACGTGTCTCTACAGCCCAAGGGTCTGGGGCTGGCGCTGTGCAGCCAGACTGTGCTGGCCCTCTCTCAGAGCACCTGGAGGCGTTACAAAACgcagctggagctccagcccCGTCAGCGGGTGCAGCGCTACCAGAGCACCACTATTGTGTACCCCAAGCACGCCAGGACCCTCTACACCACCCATCTCAGTTATGACGGACGGAAGCTGTCCAAGCGCTTCCTGTCCAGTGTGGAGCTAGAGGCGTCTGACTGCAGAGCCAGTCAGTATTGA